A genomic stretch from Spiroplasma endosymbiont of Clivina fossor includes:
- a CDS encoding IS1/IS1595 family N-terminal zinc-binding domain-containing protein, whose product MEKIIQELVNTLTDDQFLEFYEKVKQQAELIKKQKRLNEIDQKFRAQGIKCPKCESYHCVKNGHNSEGKQKYLCKNCRASFDAFRNHFIYWSHLNYEQWNLLIQISLPGQSSKTISRFIKTTLKTAWYNRQKLMKSKQLENTQLKFKKLSGKIQIDETFIKEIHKGNFKYKTDPRRIHLDPFATNTKCCIQMTIDNNNNIYVKSTNTKRLQKQWVIENMNKELINENSIITSDMQKLYFLVAKQTNSTLCVTKTTINPEASYRNLNKISKLQSSLKEALIHYHGLGFTNIQNYLNLWKWKYQHKGLTPNQQTAILYFNV is encoded by the coding sequence ATGGAAAAAATAATTCAAGAACTAGTAAATACTTTAACAGATGATCAATTTTTAGAATTTTATGAAAAAGTCAAACAACAAGCAGAATTAATAAAAAAACAAAAACGTTTAAATGAAATTGATCAAAAATTTAGAGCGCAAGGTATTAAATGCCCTAAATGTGAATCTTACCATTGCGTTAAAAATGGACATAATTCAGAAGGAAAACAAAAATATTTATGTAAAAATTGCCGTGCAAGTTTTGACGCTTTTCGTAATCATTTTATTTATTGAAGTCATTTAAATTATGAACAATGAAATTTATTGATTCAAATTTCATTGCCGGGGCAATCTAGTAAAACAATTTCTCGTTTTATTAAAACTACATTAAAAACTGCTTGATATAATCGTCAAAAATTAATGAAATCAAAACAATTAGAAAATACCCAATTAAAATTTAAAAAATTATCTGGTAAAATCCAAATCGATGAAACATTTATTAAAGAAATCCATAAAGGAAATTTCAAATATAAAACTGATCCACGAAGAATTCACCTTGACCCATTCGCAACTAATACTAAATGCTGTATTCAAATGACAATTGATAATAATAACAATATTTATGTTAAATCCACAAACACCAAACGTTTACAAAAACAATGAGTTATTGAAAATATGAACAAAGAATTAATTAACGAAAATTCAATTATTACTTCTGATATGCAAAAATTATATTTTTTAGTAGCAAAACAAACAAATTCTACTTTATGTGTAACTAAAACAACAATTAATCCTGAAGCTAGTTATCGTAACTTAAATAAAATCAGTAAATTACAATCTAGTCTTAAAGAAGCCTTAATTCATTATCATGGTTTAGGTTTTACTAATATTCAAAATTATTTAAATCTCTGAAAATGAAAATACCAACATAAGGGTTTAACTCCAAACCAACAAACAGCGATATTATATTTTAATGTATAA
- a CDS encoding IS1/IS1595 family N-terminal zinc-binding domain-containing protein, which produces MEKIIQELVNTLTDDQFLEFYEKVKQQAELIKKQKRLNEIDQKFRAQGIKCPKCESYHCVKNGHNSEGKQKYLCKNCRASFDAFRNHFIYWSHLNYEQWNLLIQISLLGQSSKTISRFIKTTLKTAWYNRQKLMKSKQLENTQLKFKKLSGKIQIDETFIKEIHKGNFKYKTDPRRIHLDPFATNTKCCIQMAIDNNIITIFMLNPQTPNVYKNNELLKIWTKN; this is translated from the coding sequence ATGGAAAAAATAATTCAAGAACTAGTAAATACTTTAACAGATGATCAATTTTTAGAATTTTATGAAAAAGTCAAACAACAAGCAGAATTAATAAAAAAACAAAAACGTTTAAATGAAATTGATCAAAAATTTAGAGCGCAAGGTATTAAATGCCCTAAATGTGAATCTTACCATTGCGTTAAAAATGGACATAATTCAGAAGGAAAACAAAAATATTTATGTAAAAATTGCCGTGCAAGTTTTGACGCTTTTCGTAATCATTTTATTTATTGAAGTCATTTAAATTATGAACAATGAAATTTATTGATTCAAATTTCATTGCTGGGGCAATCTAGTAAAACAATTTCTCGTTTTATTAAAACTACATTAAAAACTGCTTGATATAATCGTCAAAAATTAATGAAATCAAAACAATTAGAAAATACCCAATTAAAATTTAAAAAATTATCTGGTAAAATCCAAATCGATGAAACATTTATTAAAGAAATTCATAAAGGAAATTTCAAATATAAAACTGATCCACGAAGAATTCACCTTGACCCATTCGCAACTAATACTAAATGCTGTATTCAAATGGCAATTGATAATAATATAATAACAATATTTATGTTAAATCCACAAACACCAAACGTTTACAAAAACAATGAGTTATTGAAAATATGAACAAAGAATTAA